A genomic window from Algoriphagus sp. Y33 includes:
- a CDS encoding Na+/H+ antiporter subunit E: protein MIKTKFLSNLLLSLVWIAITGTFTFENFIFGFAVSFFLLWITATDRRDNKYFNRIPKLISFVLFFLYELIKANIEVAYDVVTPKHYMKPGIVKIPLDARSDLEITLLANLISLTPGTLSLDVSDDRKVLYVHAMYVKDREGFVADIKNGFEKRLLEITR, encoded by the coding sequence ATGATCAAGACCAAATTTCTAAGTAATCTTCTTCTTTCGTTGGTGTGGATTGCAATCACCGGAACTTTCACCTTTGAGAATTTTATTTTCGGCTTTGCCGTGAGTTTTTTCTTATTGTGGATCACAGCTACCGATAGAAGGGACAATAAATATTTCAACAGGATTCCCAAGTTGATCAGTTTTGTGTTGTTTTTTCTTTATGAACTGATCAAAGCCAATATAGAGGTGGCTTATGATGTAGTCACGCCCAAGCATTACATGAAACCGGGAATTGTAAAAATTCCGTTGGATGCACGTTCGGATTTGGAAATTACCTTGTTGGCGAATCTGATTTCCCTTACCCCCGGCACACTGAGTTTGGATGTCTCAGATGACAGAAAAGTGCTGTATGTACATGCCATGTATGTGAAGGACAGGGAGGGTTTTGTGGCGGATATCAAAAACGGTTTTGAAAAACGATTACTAGAGATAACCAGATGA
- a CDS encoding Na+/H+ antiporter subunit B — MKSIIFKSASTYLLPLLVLFSVFILLRGHYLPGGGFVGGLIASIAFVIHSFANGLETTKSLIKFHPGFLMPIGLSIALLSGMAPLLIGESFMTGLWFDEPLPVIGMIGTALFFDTGVYLVVIGVTLTIIFTISETI; from the coding sequence ATGAAATCGATCATTTTCAAATCCGCATCCACTTACCTCTTACCGCTGTTGGTTTTATTTTCGGTATTTATCCTGTTGCGTGGACATTATCTTCCGGGGGGAGGATTTGTAGGCGGACTGATTGCATCCATCGCATTTGTTATCCACTCTTTTGCCAATGGGCTGGAGACAACCAAAAGCTTGATCAAGTTTCACCCTGGGTTTCTGATGCCAATCGGTCTGAGCATTGCCCTGTTGAGCGGAATGGCACCTCTTTTAATCGGAGAAAGCTTTATGACAGGACTATGGTTTGATGAGCCTCTGCCGGTGATAGGAATGATAGGCACTGCCTTATTTTTTGACACAGGAGTTTACCTCGTGGTAATCGGCGTGACACTGACTATTATTTTCACCATTTCGGAAACTATCTAA
- a CDS encoding alpha-amylase family protein, producing MKRFSLFPLRAIPLNLLYVLVFLLIPLTTQAQSPIWPDSIPWWKANNLRVIQTNLPAYEAETLEVDSLIADLKSLSANTLIINAGGIMAFYPTRLEYQYTNPYMKDDMLGDVISRCHENGIRVIVRFDFSRAHKSIFDKQPDWFYLSPEGKRIVNDDMYVISINAPYEQEQLFNIVEEVIDRYPIDGIFINMPGYATKNAYTGEYHGIDQNPYDAKRFADYSDGMKLPLTEDYGDPVFTKYQEFKQYTSDDLIRRVHELVKSKNAQIAICTYSEKFVDIIRHESQTNSLPYWPYNASDNVNNTIHSYPDHIVSNASIQQISFQSRYNAVEPEEVAIRLYENIANGSGLDMSIMGDFREYEDERNFDTYREIYALHKKYEPYFGNYTSPAKVAVIAPGSWPSGDAAQEYRGVQLMLKESHIQFDIVEKSQIAHLEDQLKAYKLLILPEITNLDGESLDALGRINKSGTNLIATNRSLSAHPEVLESLFGAKIKQLDHEGSGFYLNPADKKLFSRFGQQQLLFWKFNLGLYDFTAADEVKLAIYTPGRPGPPEKIGGHEPSGHYAVGIKKHAKSSAILLPINLGKLYYLHGYEQHKNILLDLIEYSYPEVNDLIVTDAHPRVEAILQEYALNTPENYGTESREGMLLHLVNLTGFSGNTYFSPLPVYQTKFRIRTDFRPSKIWSMIDGEEIAFSYEEGHTSFEVSKLIDYEGIVLER from the coding sequence ATGAAACGATTTTCTCTTTTCCCTCTACGGGCTATCCCTTTAAACTTGCTTTACGTATTGGTTTTTCTTCTGATTCCCCTGACCACCCAAGCCCAATCTCCCATCTGGCCAGACAGCATACCCTGGTGGAAAGCAAATAACCTAAGAGTAATCCAGACCAATCTGCCTGCATATGAGGCAGAAACCCTGGAAGTAGATTCCTTGATAGCTGACCTGAAAAGCCTCTCTGCCAATACCCTTATTATCAATGCCGGAGGAATTATGGCTTTCTATCCTACCCGGTTAGAATATCAGTACACCAATCCGTATATGAAAGATGATATGCTGGGCGATGTCATCTCCAGATGCCATGAAAATGGAATTCGGGTAATTGTGAGATTTGATTTCAGCAGGGCACATAAAAGTATTTTTGACAAACAACCCGATTGGTTCTACTTATCTCCTGAAGGCAAACGCATCGTGAATGACGATATGTATGTGATCTCAATCAATGCGCCTTATGAGCAAGAACAACTTTTCAATATCGTAGAAGAAGTAATCGATCGCTATCCTATTGACGGCATTTTTATCAATATGCCCGGTTATGCCACCAAAAACGCTTACACAGGAGAATATCATGGCATCGACCAGAACCCCTACGATGCCAAGCGTTTTGCTGACTATAGCGATGGGATGAAGTTGCCTCTGACGGAAGACTACGGCGATCCGGTATTTACGAAATACCAAGAATTCAAGCAGTATACCTCTGACGATCTGATCCGCCGTGTCCATGAACTCGTCAAATCAAAAAACGCGCAGATTGCCATCTGTACCTACTCTGAAAAATTTGTGGACATCATCCGCCATGAGTCACAGACCAATTCCCTGCCTTATTGGCCATACAATGCTTCGGACAATGTAAACAATACGATCCATTCCTACCCTGATCATATCGTCAGCAATGCGAGTATTCAGCAGATTTCCTTTCAGTCCAGGTACAATGCCGTAGAGCCGGAAGAAGTAGCAATTCGGCTGTACGAAAATATTGCCAATGGCTCAGGACTGGATATGAGCATAATGGGAGATTTCCGGGAGTATGAGGATGAGCGCAATTTTGATACATACAGAGAGATCTATGCGCTGCACAAAAAGTATGAACCCTATTTTGGGAACTACACTTCTCCCGCAAAGGTAGCGGTAATCGCTCCCGGATCCTGGCCGTCGGGGGATGCCGCCCAGGAATACCGGGGAGTTCAGCTGATGCTCAAAGAGTCCCATATCCAATTTGATATTGTGGAGAAAAGCCAAATTGCGCATCTGGAAGATCAACTGAAAGCGTATAAGCTGCTTATTTTGCCCGAAATCACAAATTTGGATGGAGAATCTCTGGATGCACTCGGCCGAATCAACAAATCGGGCACCAACCTGATCGCCACCAACCGTTCGTTGTCAGCTCATCCGGAAGTACTGGAGAGCCTCTTTGGAGCCAAAATCAAACAACTAGATCACGAGGGCAGCGGTTTTTACCTTAATCCGGCAGACAAAAAGCTCTTCAGCCGATTTGGACAGCAGCAACTGCTTTTCTGGAAATTCAATTTGGGATTGTATGATTTCACAGCAGCAGATGAAGTAAAACTAGCCATATACACTCCCGGAAGACCCGGGCCACCCGAGAAAATCGGAGGCCACGAACCTTCGGGGCATTATGCAGTCGGTATAAAAAAGCACGCCAAAAGCAGCGCTATTCTTTTGCCCATCAATCTGGGCAAACTGTATTACCTACATGGATATGAGCAACATAAAAACATCCTGTTGGACTTGATTGAATACAGCTACCCGGAGGTAAATGACCTGATCGTCACCGACGCACATCCACGGGTAGAGGCTATCCTACAAGAATATGCCCTGAATACACCGGAAAACTATGGAACCGAAAGCCGGGAAGGAATGCTGTTGCACTTGGTCAATCTTACCGGATTCAGTGGCAATACCTATTTCAGTCCTCTACCGGTCTATCAGACCAAATTCAGGATCAGAACGGACTTTAGACCTAGCAAAATATGGAGCATGATTGATGGTGAAGAAATAGCCTTTAGTTATGAAGAGGGACACACCTCGTTTGAGGTAAGTAAGTTGATAGACTATGAAGGAATCGTGCTGGAGCGCTAA
- a CDS encoding LacI family DNA-binding transcriptional regulator yields MKKKRTSITDIANALHVTPSTVSRALNGGGKVSEKKRYEILSLAKKLGYRPNPIAKSLLENRTHTIGLIIPEFTHHFYSRMLAGIESVTSMAGYQLLICTSNEKQKQEIKSTQTLLDARVDGMLATISKMNDKFAHLQEVMDSGTPLVLIDRFSEEIETPYVISDDFNGAFSAVDYLCRSGCKNILHIKGPENLSTTFNRFMGYKEALRKHKLALKEELILEGSEPDLTEKITGCLKHFQVEGAFAYSDYLAFEIYKVASALGICIPDQLAVIGYADEPISTYVHPTLSTVNQRPFEMGVLGANYLLNKINNPATPLETTSIKTELILRESCMVLKS; encoded by the coding sequence ATGAAAAAGAAAAGAACCAGCATTACCGATATTGCCAATGCACTTCATGTGACACCCTCTACGGTATCGAGAGCACTGAATGGAGGCGGTAAAGTCAGCGAGAAAAAAAGGTACGAAATCCTGTCTTTGGCAAAAAAACTGGGGTACAGACCCAATCCTATCGCAAAGAGTCTTCTGGAAAACCGAACACATACCATCGGATTGATCATTCCGGAATTCACCCATCATTTTTATAGCCGCATGCTGGCCGGAATTGAAAGTGTCACATCCATGGCAGGTTACCAGTTGCTTATCTGTACCTCCAATGAAAAACAAAAGCAGGAAATCAAATCCACCCAAACGCTATTAGATGCACGGGTAGATGGCATGTTGGCTACCATCTCCAAGATGAATGACAAGTTTGCCCATTTGCAGGAAGTGATGGACAGCGGAACTCCGCTGGTGTTAATAGATCGTTTTTCGGAGGAAATAGAAACACCGTATGTCATTTCGGATGATTTTAACGGAGCTTTTTCGGCAGTAGATTACCTGTGCCGTAGTGGCTGCAAGAATATTCTGCACATCAAAGGGCCTGAAAATTTATCAACTACCTTCAACCGGTTTATGGGCTATAAAGAGGCACTTCGAAAGCATAAATTAGCATTGAAAGAGGAATTGATTCTGGAAGGAAGTGAGCCGGATTTGACGGAAAAAATCACCGGATGTCTCAAACACTTCCAAGTTGAAGGAGCGTTTGCCTATAGTGATTATCTGGCATTTGAGATTTACAAAGTTGCCAGTGCTCTCGGTATTTGCATCCCCGATCAATTGGCAGTAATCGGATATGCTGACGAACCTATTTCTACTTACGTCCACCCCACCCTGAGCACAGTCAATCAACGACCTTTTGAAATGGGTGTATTGGGAGCCAACTATTTACTAAACAAAATCAATAATCCTGCAACACCCCTGGAAACAACAAGTATAAAGACTGAGTTGATTCTGAGAGAATCTTGTATGGTTTTGAAAAGTTAA
- a CDS encoding putative monovalent cation/H+ antiporter subunit A has translation MILAILSGFIVAAMIPLLSKLVKGKGSIVMPFLPLLLFVYFLRYLPQISEGEVVSLIYQWVPSTGINLAFHLDGLALLFVLMITGIGALVFFYTFSYLKGHVYLDRFYGYLSMFMASMLGLVLSDNIITLFIFWELTSISSFFLIGFNNEDPKSRKSALLALSITGMGGLSLLAGMIVLGTIGGSFSFQELLSQRSLIIGHSSYGWIIGLLFLGAFTKSAQFPFHFWLPGAMKAPTPVSTYLHSATMVKAGIYLLARFTPLLGSTPWWNTTLIIVGAVTMVYAAVHSVLRIDMKGILAYSTIAALGILVFLIGLGTEEALLAASVFILVHALYKATLFLVTGIVDHETGTRDVTALGGLRKVMMPVAIAAGLAALANAGAPPFLGFIGKDLIYEATLHWGDWAYLLTAAAILTNIFLLCAGLLAGYKPFAGALPTQFEKTHLPHPTMWVPPLILAGLGLIFGLFPGLIDQSLVQPVFRSISGSGSGHPIQLWHGFNLILGLSVLTLSLGTLFYWLLKPSEGLVGTTLKFEWLSPQFIATLLGRLFTKFAGLWTGFFQNGYLRNYVITILGFLTILLGLRLYQGVSLVIDASKLTELTIYEVIVVVIMFVSIIFTVFSKSRLVAVASLGVIGYSICLIFLFYSAPDLAMTQFSIDTLTVILFVLVIYNLPKYNTFSSKSIRLRDGVLSLFFGTLIAVLTLEVLSEPLNRETSIFYAESSYLLAKGKNVVNVILVDFRGFDTMVEITVLVIAAIGVFSLLKLRLKGIEKE, from the coding sequence ATGATTCTAGCCATACTTTCCGGATTTATCGTGGCGGCGATGATTCCCTTACTCAGCAAACTGGTCAAAGGCAAAGGTTCCATTGTGATGCCCTTTTTGCCCCTTCTCCTATTTGTGTATTTCCTTAGGTATCTCCCTCAGATCAGCGAGGGAGAAGTGGTCAGTTTGATTTACCAATGGGTTCCCAGTACAGGCATTAATCTGGCTTTCCACTTGGACGGCTTAGCTCTGCTTTTTGTATTGATGATTACAGGGATCGGTGCGCTGGTGTTTTTCTATACATTCAGCTATCTCAAAGGCCATGTTTACCTTGATAGATTTTATGGATACCTCAGCATGTTTATGGCATCCATGTTGGGTCTGGTGCTTTCGGATAATATCATTACGCTGTTTATTTTCTGGGAACTGACAAGTATCAGTTCGTTCTTTCTGATCGGATTCAATAATGAAGATCCCAAATCCAGAAAATCAGCACTACTGGCACTAAGCATCACTGGAATGGGAGGATTATCTCTATTGGCAGGCATGATTGTACTGGGAACGATAGGCGGTTCTTTCTCTTTTCAGGAGTTGCTTTCACAGCGTAGTTTGATCATTGGACATAGCAGCTATGGATGGATTATCGGGTTACTGTTCTTGGGTGCCTTTACCAAATCTGCCCAATTCCCCTTTCACTTTTGGCTTCCGGGGGCGATGAAAGCACCTACGCCGGTAAGTACCTACCTCCACTCCGCCACCATGGTGAAGGCAGGGATTTATTTGCTGGCGAGGTTTACACCACTATTGGGAAGTACACCTTGGTGGAATACGACTTTGATCATCGTGGGAGCGGTGACCATGGTTTATGCGGCCGTTCATTCTGTTTTGCGAATCGATATGAAGGGTATTTTGGCATATTCCACCATAGCTGCCTTGGGCATATTGGTTTTCCTGATTGGCCTCGGTACAGAGGAAGCACTATTGGCAGCCTCCGTGTTTATATTGGTTCATGCCCTGTATAAAGCAACGCTCTTTCTGGTAACGGGTATCGTAGACCACGAGACAGGGACCAGAGATGTGACGGCTTTGGGCGGCTTGAGAAAAGTAATGATGCCGGTAGCCATCGCCGCAGGATTGGCAGCTCTCGCCAATGCGGGGGCACCGCCTTTTCTGGGCTTTATAGGTAAAGATCTGATCTATGAGGCCACGCTTCATTGGGGGGATTGGGCATATTTGCTTACGGCTGCAGCTATACTAACTAATATCTTCCTCCTTTGTGCCGGATTGCTGGCCGGGTATAAACCATTTGCCGGAGCGCTTCCCACGCAGTTTGAAAAGACACATCTTCCTCATCCCACAATGTGGGTTCCTCCTTTGATCCTTGCCGGATTGGGATTGATATTTGGGCTGTTTCCCGGATTGATCGATCAAAGTCTGGTTCAGCCGGTTTTTAGAAGTATCTCAGGAAGTGGTTCAGGGCATCCTATCCAACTCTGGCATGGCTTTAACCTGATCTTGGGCTTGAGTGTATTGACCCTGAGTCTGGGCACCTTATTCTATTGGCTTCTGAAACCATCCGAGGGACTGGTGGGGACCACGCTGAAGTTTGAATGGCTAAGCCCTCAGTTTATTGCCACCTTGTTGGGCAGGCTTTTTACCAAGTTTGCGGGTTTGTGGACGGGCTTTTTCCAAAATGGTTACTTGAGAAACTACGTGATCACCATCTTGGGTTTTCTAACCATCCTACTTGGTCTCAGACTTTATCAGGGAGTAAGCCTTGTTATAGATGCTTCCAAACTCACGGAACTGACGATTTACGAAGTTATAGTCGTGGTGATCATGTTTGTTTCTATCATTTTCACGGTTTTCTCCAAATCCCGTCTCGTGGCAGTTGCGTCGCTCGGGGTGATCGGCTACTCAATATGCCTGATTTTCCTGTTCTATTCGGCTCCCGATCTGGCAATGACACAGTTTTCCATTGATACATTGACTGTGATTTTGTTTGTCTTGGTGATTTATAACCTGCCGAAATACAATACCTTCTCCAGCAAAAGTATTCGTCTGCGGGATGGCGTACTGTCCCTGTTTTTCGGCACGTTGATAGCGGTGCTCACCCTGGAGGTCTTGTCAGAGCCGCTCAATAGGGAAACTTCAATCTTCTACGCCGAAAGCTCCTACCTTTTGGCCAAAGGTAAAAATGTAGTCAATGTGATTCTGGTGGATTTTAGAGGGTTTGATACCATGGTGGAAATCACTGTGCTGGTCATTGCCGCCATAGGTGTATTTAGTTTGCTGAAGTTGAGGCTTAAAGGCATAGAAAAAGAATAG
- the mnhG gene encoding monovalent cation/H(+) antiporter subunit G: MTEIIIIVLSSLGALFILLAAVGIVKMPDLYLRISVTTKAATLGIGLILLAAGIYFSDTAILARVVAIIVFMLLTAPVGAHMIGRASYFTGVKLWDKSTIDELEGQYDQKSHKLKSGEEKEKKKEGDG, encoded by the coding sequence ATGACTGAAATCATCATAATAGTACTTAGCTCGCTGGGAGCACTTTTCATCTTGTTGGCCGCTGTAGGGATTGTCAAAATGCCTGACCTGTACCTGAGGATTTCTGTTACTACCAAGGCGGCGACGCTTGGGATAGGTTTGATTTTATTGGCTGCCGGAATTTACTTTTCAGATACTGCCATTCTTGCACGGGTAGTTGCGATCATTGTTTTTATGCTGCTTACCGCCCCGGTAGGAGCGCATATGATTGGAAGAGCATCTTATTTTACGGGAGTGAAATTGTGGGATAAGTCCACTATCGACGAACTTGAAGGGCAATACGACCAAAAGTCCCACAAGCTGAAAAGCGGTGAGGAAAAGGAGAAGAAGAAAGAGGGGGACGGCTGA
- a CDS encoding cation:proton antiporter: MSVYDYLYFIILPVLAVSILIIFIRFLMGPTLPDRVIALDLLLTTGIGIIAVYSVTTNQPAFLDIAMIMALIAFLGTVAFAYYLEKRKRND, encoded by the coding sequence ATGAGCGTTTACGACTATTTATATTTTATTATCCTGCCGGTATTGGCTGTATCTATATTGATTATTTTTATCAGATTCTTGATGGGACCCACACTTCCTGACCGGGTTATTGCACTTGACTTGCTATTGACCACCGGTATTGGGATTATAGCGGTGTATAGCGTGACCACCAATCAGCCTGCTTTTCTCGATATAGCCATGATTATGGCTTTGATTGCTTTTCTGGGGACGGTAGCATTTGCCTATTATTTAGAAAAAAGGAAAAGAAATGACTGA
- a CDS encoding proton-conducting transporter membrane subunit: MNNPYIVLPVIFQLFSAVLLMFFWYKVNSQRLISIICSLISVGIAGWLLREVLQNGILTMQAGEWQAPFGITFVADAFSATMVLLTAISGMAVTVFSTGAIRNARLKFGYFPILNFLLMGLNGAFLTGDIFNLYVWFEIIIIASFVLITIGGEKAQIEGAIKYVTMNLLASAIFLTAIAILYGMAGSLNMADLSGQVAQIENRGLVNVVAILFLIGFGIKSAIFPLYFWLPASYHTPPPAISAIFGGLLTKVGVYALLRIFTLIFIPDEFLGTLLVSIAALTILSGGLGAILQVNLRKIFSYLIVCHIGFMIAGLGIYTELAIVGVIFYLIHDIIVKTNLFLVSGLIFKLKGTLNIMKLGGLYKKYPLFSLLMAIPLFSLVGIPPLSGFWGKLFLIQSGYNEGHLILIGFILLGSFLTLWVAGKIWTEVFWKDAVDLPKKMNVKYYKELKPFKQRAMVVPIILLAGVSLYIGFGAEHIILLSKQIAAELMEPSAYIEAVLGAKPVTP, translated from the coding sequence ATGAATAACCCTTACATAGTTTTACCTGTAATCTTCCAGCTCTTCTCAGCGGTCTTGCTGATGTTTTTTTGGTATAAGGTAAATTCACAACGATTAATCTCGATTATATGCAGCCTTATCTCGGTGGGTATAGCAGGCTGGCTGCTGCGGGAAGTCCTTCAGAACGGAATACTTACCATGCAGGCAGGGGAATGGCAGGCACCCTTCGGGATTACGTTTGTAGCTGACGCCTTCAGTGCCACCATGGTATTGTTGACGGCCATTTCCGGTATGGCAGTGACCGTTTTTTCTACAGGCGCTATCCGAAATGCACGGCTGAAATTCGGCTATTTCCCCATACTTAATTTTCTCTTAATGGGGCTGAATGGGGCTTTTCTTACAGGGGATATTTTTAACCTGTATGTGTGGTTTGAAATTATCATCATTGCTTCTTTTGTGCTGATTACCATAGGAGGGGAGAAGGCACAGATCGAAGGAGCGATCAAATATGTGACGATGAACTTGCTGGCATCGGCTATTTTCCTCACTGCCATTGCAATTCTCTATGGGATGGCCGGAAGCCTGAATATGGCTGATCTTTCCGGGCAGGTCGCACAGATAGAAAATAGAGGCCTGGTCAATGTAGTGGCCATTTTATTTCTCATAGGTTTTGGCATCAAGTCAGCTATTTTCCCACTTTACTTCTGGCTTCCTGCTTCTTACCATACCCCGCCCCCGGCGATATCAGCGATTTTCGGCGGTCTGTTGACCAAGGTAGGTGTCTATGCTCTGCTGAGAATCTTTACCCTGATATTTATCCCTGACGAGTTTCTGGGTACATTGCTGGTAAGCATAGCGGCATTGACTATACTGTCAGGGGGACTGGGGGCTATACTACAGGTGAATTTGCGAAAAATCTTCTCGTATTTGATCGTGTGCCATATTGGTTTTATGATCGCAGGATTGGGAATATATACCGAACTTGCCATCGTAGGGGTAATATTCTACCTCATCCATGATATTATAGTTAAGACCAATCTTTTCCTTGTGTCGGGCTTGATCTTCAAGCTCAAGGGAACGCTGAATATCATGAAACTAGGGGGACTGTATAAAAAATATCCGCTATTTTCCCTGCTGATGGCAATTCCTTTATTTTCTCTGGTAGGTATTCCCCCGCTTTCCGGGTTTTGGGGAAAGCTCTTTCTGATTCAAAGCGGATATAATGAAGGACACCTTATTCTTATTGGGTTTATTCTGCTGGGTAGCTTCCTGACACTCTGGGTGGCGGGAAAGATTTGGACAGAGGTTTTCTGGAAAGATGCTGTTGATCTTCCCAAGAAAATGAACGTAAAGTATTACAAAGAACTAAAGCCATTTAAGCAACGTGCCATGGTCGTTCCGATTATCTTATTGGCCGGAGTATCCTTATATATTGGGTTTGGGGCAGAACATATCATCTTGCTGAGCAAGCAAATTGCAGCTGAACTAATGGAGCCTTCCGCCTACATAGAGGCAGTGTTGGGAGCTAAACCGGTTACACCATGA
- a CDS encoding aldo/keto reductase produces MELGQTGIQVPAMIVGTGSLGNLYEARPYGQKLELVLAALECFPDGAVFDSAGKYGAGLALDTLGQALYDLQVPKDKVLISNKLGWKRAPLLGTEPTFERDVWKELTHDAVQDISYQGILNCFEEGNELLKGFDAQLVSIHDPDEYLDQANSPKDYEKRFEDILEGYAALTELKQAGKVKAIGVGAKNWEVIRKVYKNYPLDWVMIANSMTIYDHPEELFHFMGQLEKDGVGIINSAVFHSGFLVGGDYFDYQKMDSDDSEFQKRHQWRARFFTLCEEQAVDPAHACIQFALQLPGVNSLALNSTSTRRVRANAAFCTISLPDYFWAACKEQGLIADYLVEFNLNKTE; encoded by the coding sequence ATGGAGTTAGGTCAAACCGGCATACAGGTACCTGCTATGATCGTAGGGACGGGTTCATTGGGCAACCTTTACGAAGCAAGACCATATGGGCAAAAACTAGAGCTGGTGTTGGCTGCTTTAGAATGCTTTCCGGATGGAGCCGTATTTGATTCGGCCGGGAAATATGGAGCTGGATTGGCTTTGGATACGTTGGGGCAGGCACTATATGATTTGCAAGTGCCCAAAGACAAGGTGCTGATCAGTAATAAATTGGGATGGAAACGTGCGCCTTTGCTAGGCACCGAGCCTACTTTTGAAAGAGATGTCTGGAAAGAACTGACGCATGATGCGGTTCAGGATATCAGCTATCAAGGCATTCTCAATTGCTTTGAGGAGGGGAATGAATTGCTTAAAGGCTTTGACGCTCAGCTCGTATCCATACATGATCCCGATGAGTATTTGGATCAGGCAAACTCACCAAAAGATTATGAAAAGAGGTTTGAGGATATTCTGGAAGGCTATGCGGCATTGACGGAACTGAAACAGGCCGGTAAGGTGAAAGCAATCGGTGTTGGGGCTAAAAACTGGGAAGTAATCCGTAAAGTCTATAAGAATTACCCACTTGACTGGGTGATGATCGCCAATAGCATGACTATCTATGATCATCCTGAAGAGCTGTTTCACTTTATGGGACAATTGGAAAAGGACGGAGTAGGAATCATTAATTCTGCAGTTTTCCACTCCGGTTTTTTGGTAGGTGGGGATTATTTTGACTATCAAAAGATGGATAGTGATGATTCGGAATTTCAGAAAAGACATCAGTGGAGAGCTCGATTCTTTACCCTTTGTGAAGAACAGGCAGTCGATCCTGCACATGCCTGTATCCAATTTGCACTTCAACTTCCGGGAGTCAATTCTCTGGCACTTAACTCCACCTCGACTCGTAGAGTTCGGGCTAATGCAGCGTTTTGCACCATATCACTTCCTGATTACTTTTGGGCTGCTTGTAAGGAGCAAGGCCTTATCGCTGACTATTTGGTAGAATTTAATTTGAATAAAACTGAATGA
- a CDS encoding Na+/H+ antiporter subunit C, with amino-acid sequence MELLLVILIGLLYASGIYMMLRRSMVKLIIGLILLGNGANMLIFLLGRIVKGKPPIIDSASKMLTEIYADPVPQALILTAIVISFGLQSFAIILVKRAYKITKTDDLDELNTTDEIYE; translated from the coding sequence ATGGAATTACTACTCGTTATTTTGATAGGCTTATTGTACGCATCGGGAATATACATGATGCTCCGGAGGAGCATGGTCAAGTTGATTATAGGATTGATCCTACTTGGTAATGGTGCCAATATGCTCATTTTTCTATTGGGAAGAATAGTCAAAGGCAAACCGCCCATCATCGATTCGGCCTCCAAGATGTTGACCGAAATCTATGCTGACCCTGTACCCCAGGCGTTGATCCTGACAGCAATCGTCATCAGTTTTGGGCTGCAGTCATTTGCTATCATTCTGGTCAAGCGTGCCTATAAAATCACCAAGACCGATGATCTGGATGAGTTGAATACTACTGACGAAATTTATGAATAA